One segment of Nostoc flagelliforme CCNUN1 DNA contains the following:
- a CDS encoding KilA-N domain-containing protein gives MSNSNIEQFGNLVQDAQRDDEYINATKWCKHFGSRLDNWKQLPETKARSKHLKITESNTEPWIVERVGKTWVTWVHPIMAVHLASYLDPAFANYVAEIFIRYAEADPTLAADIASRQNTVEGLDIINEAVQKQYSLIFARDWLCETSKIRFDFLDKDPWLRHELSESNLVFLLNNKFGLPCKGLVVIHLINEELLEDFLKDKYPNIYQSACRIVQLPSGQHLDISMADETALFSYFFREINDWVKEKGGTDCSFLK, from the coding sequence ATGTCAAATTCAAACATAGAGCAGTTTGGTAATTTGGTGCAAGATGCACAACGAGATGACGAATACATCAATGCTACCAAGTGGTGTAAGCATTTTGGGTCTCGACTTGATAACTGGAAGCAGTTGCCAGAAACAAAAGCTAGATCAAAGCATTTGAAAATTACAGAGTCAAATACTGAACCCTGGATTGTTGAGCGCGTAGGTAAGACTTGGGTAACTTGGGTTCACCCAATCATGGCAGTTCACCTAGCCAGCTACCTCGATCCAGCCTTCGCCAACTATGTAGCCGAGATTTTTATCAGGTATGCCGAGGCTGACCCAACTCTCGCCGCTGATATCGCCTCACGCCAAAACACAGTAGAAGGGCTGGATATCATCAACGAGGCAGTTCAGAAGCAATACAGCCTCATTTTTGCACGCGATTGGTTGTGTGAAACAAGTAAAATTAGGTTTGATTTCTTAGATAAAGATCCTTGGTTGAGACATGAACTTTCAGAGTCCAATTTAGTGTTTCTTTTAAACAATAAATTTGGATTGCCTTGCAAAGGGCTTGTTGTGATTCATCTGATAAATGAAGAGTTACTTGAAGATTTTTTGAAAGATAAATATCCCAATATTTACCAAAGCGCATGTAGAATTGTTCAGTTACCGTCAGGACAGCACTTAGACATATCAATGGCGGATGAAACTGCTTTATTTAGCTATTTCTTCCGAGAAATCAATGATTGGGTAAAAGAGAAAGGCGGCACTGATTGTAGCTTTTTGAAGTAG